One Pontibacillus yanchengensis DNA window includes the following coding sequences:
- a CDS encoding aldehyde dehydrogenase family protein, protein MRNYNQLKHYINGEWVESTGSETEPVINPATEEKLGEISLGTQEDLDKAVSAAKAAFPSFSQTSKEERIEMLERIVEEYEKRKDELIEVMTDELGSPLTVSENVHYKMGRAHFAQAAESLRNFSFTEDRGGHTIVKDTVGVSGLITPWNFPTNQASTKIASAFAVGSPVVLKPAELTPYAAIILTEIFDAAGVPKGAFNLVNGSGSVIGNRISSHPDIDFVSFTGSAGVGQKIMENASETITNVALELGGKSPLVVLEDADLTTAAKSAVNHIAMNSGQVCSAATRILVPSSIKEDFEQEVKNVLPEFPVGDPRGGNYVGPLVAQKQWDRVQSYIEKGIEEGATLLAGGTGEPEGLDTGFYAKPTIFTDVKNDMVIAQEEIFGPVMSIISYDTVDEAIDISNDVFYGLAGYVIGKDRDKVRKVATNIRAGRIGVNNADLDFSAPFGGYKQSGIGREWGDYGIEEYLETKAIMGLPE, encoded by the coding sequence ATGCGTAACTATAATCAGTTGAAACATTACATTAACGGAGAATGGGTGGAATCTACTGGTTCTGAGACAGAGCCCGTTATTAACCCGGCTACCGAGGAAAAGCTTGGAGAAATTAGTTTAGGAACACAAGAGGATTTAGATAAAGCTGTTTCAGCAGCAAAAGCAGCATTTCCTTCCTTTTCCCAAACAAGTAAGGAAGAACGTATTGAGATGTTAGAAAGAATTGTAGAAGAATATGAAAAGCGAAAAGATGAGCTTATTGAAGTAATGACTGATGAGCTTGGCTCTCCACTTACGGTTTCAGAGAACGTGCATTATAAAATGGGACGTGCTCATTTCGCTCAAGCTGCAGAGTCATTAAGGAATTTCTCTTTCACTGAAGACCGAGGTGGACATACGATTGTGAAGGATACTGTAGGGGTTAGTGGACTTATTACCCCATGGAATTTCCCGACCAATCAAGCTTCCACGAAAATAGCTAGTGCGTTTGCTGTTGGAAGTCCAGTGGTCTTAAAGCCTGCTGAATTGACACCATATGCAGCAATTATTCTAACAGAAATATTTGATGCTGCAGGCGTTCCAAAAGGAGCTTTTAACCTAGTAAATGGTTCAGGTTCTGTTATTGGGAATCGTATTAGTAGTCATCCTGACATTGATTTTGTTTCTTTTACTGGATCAGCTGGAGTTGGCCAAAAAATCATGGAGAATGCATCTGAAACGATTACCAATGTAGCTCTTGAATTAGGAGGAAAATCACCACTTGTAGTGCTTGAAGATGCTGACTTAACTACCGCTGCAAAATCAGCTGTGAATCACATTGCGATGAACTCTGGTCAGGTTTGTTCAGCAGCAACAAGAATCTTAGTTCCATCTTCCATTAAGGAAGATTTTGAACAAGAAGTAAAAAATGTACTACCAGAATTTCCAGTAGGTGATCCTAGAGGCGGAAATTATGTAGGCCCACTAGTAGCCCAAAAGCAATGGGATAGAGTTCAATCTTATATTGAAAAAGGTATCGAAGAAGGAGCTACGCTTCTAGCTGGTGGAACAGGTGAACCAGAAGGTCTTGATACAGGATTCTATGCTAAACCAACGATTTTTACAGATGTAAAAAATGACATGGTAATTGCCCAAGAGGAAATCTTTGGACCAGTTATGTCCATCATATCCTACGATACAGTTGATGAAGCTATTGATATTTCCAATGATGTTTTTTATGGACTTGCAGGTTACGTAATTGGGAAAGATCGTGACAAAGTTCGTAAAGTAGCAACAAATATTCGTGCCGGAAGAATCGGCGTCAATAACGCTGACTTAGACTTCTCTGCACCATTTGGAGGCTATAAGCAATCTGGTATCGGAAGAGAATGGGGAGATTATGGTATTGAAGAATACCTTGAAACTAAAGCAATTATGGGGTTGCCTGAGTAA
- a CDS encoding methyl-accepting chemotaxis protein: protein MGKGFSVVAEEIRKFSNETVESTEKIRNTLENIHKSIDDMSTSIENIVAVGKEQAYSTEEISAFIEEIEEKSKQLNKYASELL, encoded by the coding sequence ATGGGCAAAGGGTTTAGTGTCGTAGCCGAGGAAATTAGAAAGTTCTCAAATGAGACAGTCGAATCCACAGAGAAGATTCGAAATACACTTGAAAACATACATAAATCGATAGATGACATGTCCACTTCCATAGAAAACATTGTGGCCGTTGGGAAAGAGCAAGCCTACTCAACAGAAGAAATTTCTGCATTTATTGAAGAAATTGAAGAAAAGAGTAAGCAGTTGAATAAATACGCTTCAGAGTTGTTGTAG
- a CDS encoding RluA family pseudouridine synthase translates to MKMSKKGEWLEIQVSKDWVGNSIEYILKNLLHVPKKQLHQLRMENGAKRNGEDVAWSTELQIGDKLQVHLFPKEELDVQPTYMDVKVLFEDEHVLVVNKPAGMNVHPNVEGQTDTLANGVAFHFKSQGLEAKVRHIHRLDQDTTGAVIFTKHALAGSIMDRLLEQKKIKRTYIALIKGKVTKKKGTINEPIGKDRHHPSRRRVSPKGQDAITHYEVLKYHAKKDQTVVKIDLETGRTHQIRVHMSHIGHPLVGDVLYGGKKQASRQALHAAKITFPHPITDEKIECIAPFLDDLFPPDSTNYLE, encoded by the coding sequence ATGAAAATGAGTAAAAAAGGGGAATGGCTCGAGATACAGGTATCGAAGGATTGGGTAGGAAATTCAATTGAGTACATATTAAAGAATCTCTTACATGTTCCAAAAAAACAATTGCATCAATTACGAATGGAGAATGGTGCAAAACGAAATGGTGAGGATGTCGCATGGTCAACTGAATTACAAATAGGGGACAAGCTTCAAGTTCATCTATTCCCTAAAGAAGAGTTAGATGTTCAACCTACATATATGGATGTAAAGGTTTTATTTGAAGATGAACATGTTCTAGTTGTCAATAAACCAGCCGGAATGAATGTTCATCCTAATGTGGAAGGGCAGACGGATACGTTAGCCAATGGTGTTGCTTTCCATTTTAAAAGTCAGGGGTTAGAAGCTAAAGTACGGCATATTCATCGATTAGACCAGGATACTACCGGAGCGGTTATTTTTACTAAGCATGCTTTAGCTGGCTCTATTATGGACCGATTGCTTGAGCAAAAGAAGATTAAAAGAACTTATATAGCTCTTATAAAAGGTAAAGTTACCAAGAAAAAAGGGACCATAAACGAACCGATTGGCAAGGATCGGCATCACCCTTCTAGAAGAAGAGTGTCACCAAAAGGACAAGATGCGATAACACATTATGAAGTATTAAAATATCATGCAAAAAAAGATCAGACGGTTGTGAAAATTGACCTTGAAACAGGGCGAACCCATCAAATTCGTGTCCATATGAGCCATATTGGCCACCCATTAGTTGGAGATGTATTGTATGGTGGGAAGAAACAAGCATCAAGACAAGCATTACACGCAGCAAAAATCACCTTTCCACACCCTATTACAGACGAAAAAATCGAGTGCATTGCACCCTTCCTAGATGATCTATTTCCTCCAGATAGTACAAACTATTTAGAATGA
- a CDS encoding glyoxalase superfamily protein codes for MQSTYSILKQSIPIFRIFDEEKAKEFYISYLDFSLDWEHRYEEYFPLYMQVSSGDFMLHLSEHHETVLQGQQFASK; via the coding sequence ATGCAATCAACGTATAGTATCTTGAAACAATCCATACCAATCTTTCGTATCTTTGATGAAGAAAAGGCAAAAGAATTTTATATAAGTTATTTGGATTTCTCATTAGATTGGGAGCATAGGTATGAAGAATATTTTCCTTTATATATGCAAGTTTCCTCTGGAGACTTCATGCTTCATCTCTCAGAGCATCATGAGACTGTTCTCCAGGGGCAGCAATTCGCATCGAAGTAG
- a CDS encoding RpiB/LacA/LacB family sugar-phosphate isomerase, giving the protein MKIALANDHAGFALKEEIKGLVEQQGHEVVDFGTHDEESCDLPDFIYPASLAVAKGEAERGIFVDGVGYGSAMIANKIYGLNAAVCQDPFCAELARSHSNTNVLCIGGKIIGSAIALKSVNVWLNTPFLEEEEKYKRRVDKVNKIAERHLKEI; this is encoded by the coding sequence ATGAAAATTGCCTTGGCAAATGATCATGCTGGATTCGCACTAAAAGAAGAAATTAAGGGATTGGTTGAACAACAGGGTCATGAGGTTGTGGATTTTGGAACGCATGATGAGGAGTCTTGCGATTTACCTGATTTCATATATCCTGCATCTCTAGCGGTAGCAAAGGGTGAAGCGGAACGTGGGATATTCGTAGATGGAGTTGGTTACGGAAGTGCGATGATTGCCAATAAAATCTATGGTCTGAACGCAGCGGTTTGTCAGGACCCATTTTGTGCCGAGTTAGCAAGGTCCCATTCCAATACGAATGTGTTGTGTATTGGTGGGAAAATTATTGGTTCAGCTATTGCTTTGAAAAGTGTGAATGTATGGTTGAATACTCCATTTCTTGAGGAAGAAGAGAAGTATAAACGTCGTGTGGATAAAGTAAATAAAATAGCTGAAAGGCATTTGAAAGAAATCTAA
- a CDS encoding ABC transporter ATP-binding protein, producing the protein MMETIHKKANWKNLVQLIRATNPPKFLFGFSLFLSVLTTMAGLSIPLLASRLIDNFDLENLNTTVIVGIVTAFLIQAIAGGVSVYILARVGQHIIASLRERLWEKLLALPISYYDSHETGDSVSRMTNDTGVIKDLITDNFTGFVTGIISVSGAIIILFFLDWPLTLVMFSIIPIALLFLIPIGKKSAQISRSLQSKTANFSAHLTRVISEIRLVKASNAEEREYKSGKSGIHNLYQLGLKEGIIQAIMSPLVSSLIIVVLVLIIGFGGIRVSSGAMTAGELAAFFIYLFQIIMPLTQIVVFFTKFQKTIGATEKVIYILDLEEEDFTEGRRIEHNNELVLNGVTFGYDDSEKVLYDVSFTAKSGDVTAIVGPSGSGKTTLFSLIEQFYKPQQGEIRYGATKINEFSLMSWRKMLGYVSQESPIYAGSIVENLTYGLDEDIPEVNNWYRL; encoded by the coding sequence ATGATGGAAACTATACATAAAAAAGCAAATTGGAAGAATCTCGTCCAATTAATTAGAGCTACAAATCCACCTAAATTTTTATTTGGTTTTTCTCTATTTCTTAGTGTTCTTACTACGATGGCAGGCTTAAGTATTCCATTGCTAGCCAGTAGATTAATTGATAACTTCGATTTAGAGAACCTGAATACTACCGTCATTGTCGGCATTGTAACTGCCTTTTTGATTCAGGCGATAGCAGGCGGGGTCTCGGTTTACATACTGGCCCGAGTTGGACAGCATATCATCGCTTCTTTACGTGAGAGATTGTGGGAGAAACTACTAGCTCTTCCCATTTCGTACTATGATTCGCATGAGACAGGTGATTCTGTTAGCAGGATGACAAACGATACAGGCGTTATTAAAGATTTGATCACAGACAACTTCACAGGCTTTGTTACAGGAATTATTTCTGTTTCAGGTGCCATTATCATTTTGTTTTTCTTAGATTGGCCTCTTACACTAGTTATGTTTTCCATTATCCCCATTGCGCTACTATTCCTTATACCAATCGGTAAGAAGAGCGCTCAAATATCAAGAAGCTTACAATCGAAGACTGCAAATTTTTCTGCCCATTTAACACGAGTGATTTCAGAAATACGATTAGTGAAAGCTTCCAATGCTGAGGAACGTGAATATAAAAGCGGGAAATCGGGAATCCACAACCTATATCAACTTGGGCTAAAAGAGGGAATAATTCAAGCGATTATGTCGCCTCTTGTCTCCTCCCTTATCATTGTGGTCCTTGTTCTTATTATAGGCTTTGGTGGAATAAGAGTATCTTCTGGAGCAATGACTGCAGGGGAATTGGCGGCTTTTTTCATTTATCTTTTTCAAATTATTATGCCACTCACTCAAATCGTCGTGTTCTTCACGAAGTTTCAAAAAACAATCGGCGCTACGGAAAAAGTAATATACATACTTGATTTAGAGGAAGAGGATTTTACAGAAGGAAGAAGGATCGAACATAATAATGAACTTGTTCTTAATGGAGTAACTTTTGGGTATGATGACTCTGAGAAGGTATTATATGACGTATCTTTCACCGCCAAAAGTGGGGATGTTACAGCCATAGTCGGTCCAAGTGGAAGCGGAAAAACAACATTATTTTCCCTCATAGAACAATTCTATAAACCTCAACAAGGCGAAATTCGTTATGGTGCTACGAAAATTAATGAGTTCTCGTTGATGTCATGGCGAAAAATGCTTGGTTATGTATCTCAAGAAAGCCCTATTTATGCTGGTAGCATTGTCGAAAATTTAACCTATGGACTCGATGAGGATATCCCAGAAGTTAACAACTGGTATCGCCTGTAA
- a CDS encoding DUF3221 domain-containing protein — protein MFFSILVVAGCSKEYTSEPTIVGYIVETTPDEQEILVVNQISKEQAMDFELEQYIGKGIDAYYINVDKVWDFTFDYEVGQKVRIWVDGLVDDSFPMQVELGKIEMIEE, from the coding sequence ATGTTCTTTTCGATATTAGTTGTTGCAGGATGTTCCAAAGAATACACTAGTGAGCCTACAATAGTAGGATATATTGTAGAAACAACTCCTGATGAACAAGAAATCCTTGTTGTTAACCAAATTAGTAAAGAGCAAGCCATGGACTTCGAGCTTGAGCAATATATCGGGAAAGGTATCGATGCGTATTATATAAATGTAGATAAGGTGTGGGATTTTACCTTCGATTATGAGGTGGGTCAAAAAGTACGTATTTGGGTAGATGGATTAGTTGATGATTCCTTTCCTATGCAGGTTGAATTAGGTAAGATTGAAATGATTGAAGAATGA
- a CDS encoding flavoprotein, which yields MSTFRESLEHFKQIWRESSLEELKQVMSMDYQAREVRGDEIVDFGYDQSIMGWEQGFDYVGGTENVEWDIKEVGVLPLKEEECMAILSATIRQDGTSLETANLFFHTFQQNEEGDWKLVRSYIEAGITKENIHSLQVT from the coding sequence TTGTCTACTTTTAGAGAAAGTTTAGAACATTTTAAGCAAATTTGGCGAGAATCTTCGTTGGAAGAGTTAAAACAAGTGATGAGTATGGATTATCAAGCACGTGAGGTTCGTGGTGATGAAATCGTAGACTTTGGTTATGATCAATCTATTATGGGGTGGGAGCAAGGATTTGATTATGTTGGTGGAACCGAAAATGTGGAATGGGACATTAAGGAAGTAGGGGTACTTCCTTTGAAGGAAGAGGAGTGCATGGCCATTCTATCAGCGACTATTAGACAAGATGGCACATCATTAGAAACAGCTAATTTATTTTTTCACACCTTTCAACAAAATGAAGAAGGGGATTGGAAACTGGTTCGAAGCTATATTGAAGCTGGGATAACAAAAGAAAATATACATAGTTTGCAAGTTACCTAA
- a CDS encoding cold-shock protein: MLQGNVKWFNAEKGFGFIEVEGQDDVFVHFSAIQEEGFKTLEENQTVNFDIVEGNRGPQAANVQK, encoded by the coding sequence ATGTTACAAGGAAACGTGAAATGGTTTAACGCAGAAAAAGGATTCGGTTTTATTGAAGTAGAAGGTCAAGACGATGTATTCGTTCACTTCTCTGCTATTCAAGAAGAAGGCTTCAAAACATTAGAAGAAAATCAAACTGTTAACTTCGACATTGTTGAAGGTAACCGTGGCCCACAAGCAGCTAATGTTCAAAAATAA